TTTCGCATTACGGCTCGCATAGTTTCTTACCTACGCTTAAACCTAGCCTCACGGCTTCGGCTCCAAGGCTGGATAACGGCGGTTGGCTAGACCTTACCGTGTCGGCTTCTCACCAACTATACACCTGGCACCGAACTGTCGCACCACCCAATTACAATTATAGCATAGCAATATAACAGCAACCATAAGACAAAAGTACTAGATAAATAAAATAAAAATATATAAAACAACTGGTGTAAGTAGATTTAATACTATTTTTAATAAATCTACTTACACCAGTTATTATCTGAATAAAAATTTTTTCATTAAATATTATTTATAAAAGCTTTCTTCTGCACTAATACCCAACCTATTAAACTAATTCCCCCAATAATTATATACATAAATCCCATTGTAAAAATTCTATTTCCAGAACTTAAAGAGATAAGCATCATACCTATACTTCCCATAATCGTATAGGAAAAACTCATAAGTGATGAGGCTGTGCCCGTGTCACTCTGCTGTTGTTCAAGTATCAAATTAGTGCTTGGTGGTCTTATTATATTTCCACCCAAAGTAGCAGGCAAAATTGATAATGCAAATAACCAAGGTGAAAATCTTCCTATAGTGATAATTAATATACCACTTATAATTATTATTGCAAAGGAAGTCATAATTATAAGTGTATTTTTACAATAAGTTGATATTCTCATATAAAATAATGGTGCCAGTACTGAAAATATAGCATTAAATGCATAGAAATAACTATACACCTGTTCACTTAATCCAAAACCATCTATATAAATATAAGAAGATACAGAAATATATGCTAATAGAGGCAGCATCTGAATTGCAAATATTACTAATAAAACTGTATATCTAGGATTTTTAATTACAACCCCTATTCTTGCGACCGTTCTGAAAATATTTTCATTACTATGACTTGGAATTGTCTCCTGCATCAAAATACCGCCTATTAAAGCTATAACTCCCACAATAGACAATATCCAAAATACTCCGTGCCAAGAGAAAAGTTTAAGTATTACAGCACCAATAACCGGTGCAATAACTGGTGCCAGCATTGCCATAGACTGTACAACTGCCAATATAGCTACACGCTTTCTACCATTGTAAGAATCTTTTATAGTTGCTACTGATACAGAAACAACTGCCCCACTGCCAATTGCTTGTAAAATTCTAAATATAATAAGCATATGTACGGATCCCGCTAGAGCACATAGTGTACTTGACAAAGTATAAATACTAAGTCCTGTCAACAATATGGGCCGTCTTCCATACTTATCACTTAAAGGACCCCATAAAAGCATTCCAACTGCGTAAAATATAAAAAATAAAATTAGAGTCATGTTTAACAATCCAATAGTAGTTTGGAAACTTTCTACCATCCGTGGAAGTGCTGGAAGATATAAATCTGTAGATAGAGGAACAAATGCACTTAAAAAAGCAATAAATATTACAAATCCTCTACTTCCTAAATATTTTTGTGCCTTTATACTATCATTATCCATTTTTTCTTCTGTAATCATTTAAACCGTTAAATTAAATCTACTTAAAATATATAATATCCTATAATTATCGTAAGTCATAAAAAAATACAAATAATAAATCAATATACTTAAAGTTATTTTAGTAAATTAATAACGGAATCCACCACCTTTTCCATATAATTTTTATCTAAGGCATATTCAAATAAATAACTAGTCAGTATGCTAGCCTATTTTGAATCCTACTGCGTCAGCAGAACCCTCAGATAGGCCACTATCCTGGTCACCTGCTTCCTTGTTGGATTCAAAATATTCGTTGCCTCTTTCACTTACTATTTATTTTCACATGCCTAATCTCTAAACCTATATCCAGTTCCCCATAGTGTTTCTATAAATTCCGGGTTTGATGGATTTTTTTCTATCTTTTTTCTTATTTTTTGAATATGAACTGCTACTGTTGCCATATCACCACAAAATTCATCTCCCCATATTCTATCAAAAATATGCTCTTTAGTAAAAACAATATTAGGATTTGAAGCAAAAAATACTAATATCAAAAACCATAAGATCACATTAAAAATTATAGTAAATATACGTGAATATTTAACATGTTTATAATACCACTGAAATTCATCGTCTTCCATATATTCTTTTTTAATCTTTCTATTGATTTCACTTTGTATTTCGTGAAATCTTTCATGATTTTTTTTTGCTCTGTATCTATATTGACGTATCGCTGCAATTCTTTTATGAACAACTTCTATAAATTTTATATTTTTCTTCATTTTATCACCTGATTTTTTCATAAATATATTCTATATAATTTTAAAGTTAAATATTAAAAATCCTTTAAATCAATTATAAAAATTTTATAAAATACTTTCCTTTTCAATATATTAATTACTATTTTAACTCAATCTCAATTACATAATAGCTACTAATTATTGTTCTTAAATTTACTCATATAAATTTTTATTTATGAGATTGTATCAATAAAAAATTCAAATAATTTTATAAAATCTTTAAAAACAATTTAAGGGAATTTTATAATGGGACATTAGTATAAGGAACATAGACAATATAAAAGCAGGAGGTAAAAAATTATGTCAAATATAATTGAAGTGAAAAATTTCACTAAAAGATTTGGTGACTTTGTTGCTGTAAATGATATTTCTTTTACTGTGGAAGAAGGCTCTATTTTTGGTTTTCTTGGTTCCAATGGTGCTGGTAAAAGTACAACCATTAATACACTCTGCACCATATTAGACAAAACTAAAGGGAATGTAAAAATTAATGGATATGATATATCTAGACAAAAGGATAAAGTCAGAAATGAAATAGGAATAGTATTTCAAGAATCTACACTAGACAATAAACTCACAATTGAAGAAAATATAAAATTCCATTGCGAATTTTACAGTGTACCAAAAAACGAAATTAAAGAACGAATTGATTTTGTACTGAATCTAGTAGATCTTACAGACTGGAGAAAAGCTCCTGTAGGAAGTCTTTCTGGAGGTATGAAAAGAAGAGTTGAGCTGGCAAGAGGCCTTGTTCATTACCCAAAGGTTCTATTCTTAGACGAGCCTACTACAGGACTTGATCCTCAGACCAGAGCAAATATATGGAGTTATATTTACAAATTACAAAAGGAAAAGAATATTACTATTTTTTTAACTACACATTATATGGATGAAGCCGAGATATGCAATAAAGTAGCTATTATGGACCATGGAAAGATAGTAGCTTACGACAGTCCTTATAATCTTGAAAAAAAATATACTTCAAATGTAACTAGAATAAAAGTTTCCAATATGGATTTATTCATTCAGTACCTTGAAG
This genomic window from Clostridium pasteurianum DSM 525 = ATCC 6013 contains:
- a CDS encoding daunorubicin resistance protein DrrA family ABC transporter ATP-binding protein, with product MSNIIEVKNFTKRFGDFVAVNDISFTVEEGSIFGFLGSNGAGKSTTINTLCTILDKTKGNVKINGYDISRQKDKVRNEIGIVFQESTLDNKLTIEENIKFHCEFYSVPKNEIKERIDFVLNLVDLTDWRKAPVGSLSGGMKRRVELARGLVHYPKVLFLDEPTTGLDPQTRANIWSYIYKLQKEKNITIFLTTHYMDEAEICNKVAIMDHGKIVAYDSPYNLEKKYTSNVTRIKVSNMDLFIQYLEANSIKYKLSEDLFKIYSTNIKDILSMVSLFKDSITDFETTKGTLNDVFLTVTGKEIEQCVE
- a CDS encoding multidrug effflux MFS transporter; its protein translation is MITEEKMDNDSIKAQKYLGSRGFVIFIAFLSAFVPLSTDLYLPALPRMVESFQTTIGLLNMTLILFFIFYAVGMLLWGPLSDKYGRRPILLTGLSIYTLSSTLCALAGSVHMLIIFRILQAIGSGAVVSVSVATIKDSYNGRKRVAILAVVQSMAMLAPVIAPVIGAVILKLFSWHGVFWILSIVGVIALIGGILMQETIPSHSNENIFRTVARIGVVIKNPRYTVLLVIFAIQMLPLLAYISVSSYIYIDGFGLSEQVYSYFYAFNAIFSVLAPLFYMRISTYCKNTLIIMTSFAIIIISGILIITIGRFSPWLFALSILPATLGGNIIRPPSTNLILEQQQSDTGTASSLMSFSYTIMGSIGMMLISLSSGNRIFTMGFMYIIIGGISLIGWVLVQKKAFINNI